From the genome of Sulfurovum sp. NBC37-1, one region includes:
- a CDS encoding protein-L-isoaspartate(D-aspartate) O-methyltransferase, with translation MIKARNRQHLVSEIDKHFLLDEHVKEAFLNVDREAFVPKEFKHLSYNLDALPLAASQWISSPLTVAKVTQHLELKGVDSVLEVGCGSGYQAAILSKICRRVFTIERIDELLKEAKAKFSQLEIHNIFTRFDDGQRGWKQYAPFERILFSATAKEVPEVLFEQLAEGGILIAPIEQGPDYHIITRFYKKNGRITSETIEPCLFVPVLDGTQK, from the coding sequence ATGATCAAAGCAAGGAACCGGCAGCATCTTGTCTCGGAAATAGATAAACATTTTCTACTGGATGAACATGTCAAAGAAGCATTTTTGAATGTAGACAGAGAAGCCTTTGTACCCAAAGAGTTCAAACACCTTTCCTACAATCTTGATGCCCTCCCTCTGGCGGCAAGCCAGTGGATCTCCTCACCCCTGACCGTTGCAAAAGTGACACAGCATCTCGAGCTCAAAGGGGTAGACTCCGTACTTGAGGTCGGTTGTGGGAGCGGCTACCAGGCGGCAATCCTCAGCAAGATCTGTCGAAGGGTCTTTACTATCGAACGTATCGATGAACTCCTCAAAGAAGCCAAAGCCAAATTCTCCCAGCTTGAAATTCACAATATCTTCACCCGTTTCGACGACGGACAGCGCGGATGGAAACAGTATGCACCTTTTGAACGCATCCTCTTCTCCGCAACGGCAAAAGAGGTCCCCGAAGTACTCTTCGAACAGCTGGCAGAAGGCGGCATACTCATTGCACCTATAGAACAGGGGCCGGACTACCACATCATTACACGTTTCTACAAAAAGAACGGGCGCATCACTTCCGAAACCATAGAACCCTGTCTTTTTGTACCCGTACTTGACGGTACACAGAAGTAA